In Acanthopagrus latus isolate v.2019 chromosome 16, fAcaLat1.1, whole genome shotgun sequence, one DNA window encodes the following:
- the LOC119004822 gene encoding microtubule-associated protein 1S-like isoform X2 — translation MYSSKGGGIRSWDVDLKSCNLNLFLQEFLSHHTASFKGAGQKCLRHSTRVLDTQVLISPSQEQVHSEVSALLSRDSAHKLLILAGQSVEDSGDLLFHRGLFSPEHLKQILTEQFLDQENSSSKLSLTLSCPNIGQWRKTLLGNQPLQGPFTLHINPPEVLPAMEALGEFTSLISGTLSPPSPFDLLPPPTTVGFLKLSRPCCYVFPAGRGDCAFFAVNGFTVLMDGGSDSQACFWKLVRHLDRVDAVLITHVGTENLPGVNVFLERKVAELELSSDVKDDSSKRLISPELGVVFFNAPSRLQLEDQPCVDSVLKSTQQAALTLHLLKKLEIRPQPLFRPQGIPIEPLTLFQKMGVGQLDLYILNPGKNSQEYQTFMQNWPDAVSASKSQTLPLTALASVCALLVWHPACPQEKVVRVLFPGATPQAKLLQGLEKLKGLAFLQKPTVTTGDLERLGEDKTPKRTESQDSVKSQGKESMLKHGKDRGGKEEGKGKLFNGVAARDADKARVKEAGVKNKAASSEKNTSKKGAGKDGKKEDKPGNKEENSVARHDQGKRDVLTPKPKNDNKTKLKKDAKNDSKTGGKKTKKGSGKDANNGKKVNVNAELPNNNSTKPDSGNVLGISETEGLDAEQQKQKTEKESEENPCGSKMSTPEDMTADFLKLREETAAQVETADKGEQRGSESGNEKSLGDLSKAADTLEEEAGGRAGIMEGESGDNGVRGKEWTGEKALEDQPGNACKPAKVVGFPSPLNKAPTNECSVQFDITPTEYTLLDGALRSSPPSRSSPENQAPVSPDEETVEPASPDSRPNSAGHTPYCLSPDDVWCNRATLSRLQAQMGNTESADVNDSSKQSEGQLNQNRTTPESHSNPREKHLSFLSLGSFKEGSSDPSPSLTTTTTTHSMPAEVSSPQSTEVDESLSMSLEQGATPVSQRDGDDSVHHSSSNGGHFVGMSLPMKKPPRSVGQGFEMGRPPAPNTLHFEASAHDVDLCLVSPCEFKHFKPADSSSGASESPRGAFAQHHQGNNNNNPKDTSPSDSNAPVCTEDCPSTTADGVLDSDEDESCSEPSNSPHDLHTSQALPQDPPPAPLRDSPPLPPHPDASMPVPQSESDANGKRAKATGTRGKKSPAVTEASQRSGSGKSRAGSGVLKGNASSTRTPSSSPRSAPAKSSPNPGSKSTSAGEVSVYVDLAYIPSGGSSSMVNVDFFRCVRSSCYIVSGDSPEREELLRHTLDALLDSKISWPETMQVTVIPTFESVAMQEWYQQTLDRQKELGISVLGSNSTVAMQDETFPACKIEF, via the exons atgtattcatctaAAGGAGGAG GTATTCGTTCATGGGACGTCGACTTAAAATCCTGCAACCTGAACCTCTTCCTCCAGGAGTTTCTCTCCCACCACACAGCGTCTTTCAAGGGTGCAG GGCAGAAGTGTCTGCGCCACAGTACCAGAGTGTTGGACACTCAGGTGCTGATCAGTCCATCTCAGGAACAGGTTCATTCAGAG GTGTCGGCTCTGCTGTCCAGGGATTCGGCCCATAAGCTGCTGATCTTGGCCGGCCAGAGTGTGGAGGACAGTGGAGACCTGCTGTTTCACAGAGGACTGTTCTCACCAGAACACCTGAAACAGATACTGACAGAGCAG TTCCTAGATCAAGAGAACTCCTCCTCCAAACTCAGTCTGACTTTGAGTTGTCCCAACATTGGCCAGTGGAGGAAGACTCTCCTGGGAAACCAGCCTCTGCAGGGTCCTTTCACACTGCACATCAATCCCCCAGAGGTGCTGCCTGCCATGGAGGCCCTGGGGGAATTCACCTCCCTCATCTCTGGTACCCTCTCCCCTCCGTCTCCCTTCGATCTCCTGCCTCCTCCCACCACGGTGGGTTTTCTCAAGCTGTCTCGCCCCTGCTGCTACGTGTTCCCTGCCGGCCGTGGCGACTGTGCCTTTTTTGCTGTCAACGGGTTCACGGTGCTGATGGACGGCGGCTCGGACTCTCAGGCTTGTTTCTGGAAGCTGGTCCGCCACCTCGACCGAGTTGATGCAGTTTTGATAACGCACGTTGGGACAGAGAACCTCCCTGGGGTCAACGTCTTCCTGGAGAGGAAGGTGGCGGAGTTGGAGCTGAGCTCTGATGTCAAAG ATGACTCCTCTAAGAGGCTTATCTCCCCAGAGCTTGGAGTTGTGTTCTTTAACGCCCCTAGCAGGTTGCAGCTGGAAGATCAGCCCT GTGTGGACAGTGTATTGAAGAGCACACAGCAGGCGGCTCTAACCCTCCACTTGTTAAAGAAGTTAGAAATCAGACCACAGCCATTGTTTCGACCACAAGGGATCCCCATTGAGCCACTAACCCTGTTCCAGAAGATGGGAGTGGGGCAGCTGGATTTATACATCCTCAACCCCGGCAAGAACAGTCAGGAGTACCAGACATTCATGCAGAACTGGCCCGATGCTGTGTCAGCATCCAAATCCCAAACTCTCCCTCTCACCGCGCTGGCCTCAGTGTGTGCGCTGCTTGTGTGGCACCCAGCGTGTCCCCAGGAGAAGGTGGTCAGGGTGCTGTTCCCCGGTGCCACCCCACAGGCAAAGCTGCTGCAGGGGCTGGAGAAGCTGAAAGGGCTGGCCTTCCTCCAGAAACCTACTGTGACGACCGGGGATCTGGAGAGGCTCGGAGAGGACAAAACGCCCAAGAGGACGGAGAGCCAGGACAGTGTTAAGTCTCAAGGGAAGGAGTCAATGCTGAAACACGGAAAAGATCGGGGAGgtaaagaggaggggaaaggaaaACTGTTTAACGGAGTCGCTGCAAGAGATGCTGATAAAGCCAGAGTCAAAGAGGCAGGTGTCAAGAACAAAGCAGCATCTTCAGAGAAAAATACTTCAAAGAAAGGAGCAGGTAAGGATGGGAAAAAGGAGGATAAGCCTGGcaataaagaggaaaacagtGTCGCGAGGCATGATCAGGGGAAAAGGGATGTTCTCACTCCAAAACCAAAGAATGACAATAAAACTAAACTCAAAAAGGACGCAAAAAATGACTCCAAAACAGgggggaagaaaacaaaaaaagggtcAGGAAAGGATGCAAATAATGGAAAGAAGGTGAATGTAAATGCAGAGTTGCCAAATAATAACTCAACGAAACCCGATTCTGGGAATGTGTTAGGAATATCAGAGACAGAGGGACTCgatgcagagcagcagaaacaaaaaacagagaaagagtcTGAAGAGAACCCCTGTGGCTCGAAAATGTCTACCCCTGAGGACATGACAGCTGACTTTCTTAAGCTCAGGGAGGAAACTGCggcacaggtggaaacagcagataaaggagagcagagaggcagcgAGTCCGGAAATGAAAAGAGCCTCGGAGACCTGAGCAAAGCGGCTGACACACTCGAGGAAGAAGCCGGAGGTCGTGCGGGAATAATGGAAGGAGAGAGTGGTGATAATGGAGTGCGGGGCAAGGAGTGGACTGGAGAGAAAGCTCTAGAAGACCAGCCTGGAAATGCTTGTAAACCAGCAAAGGTTGTAGGATTCCCATCCCCCTTGAATAAGGCACCAACAAATGAGTGCTCAGTCCAGTTCGACATAACCCCGACTGAATACACGCTCCTGGACGGGGCTTTGAGGAGCAGCCCTCCCTCCAGATCCTCTCCAGAGAACCAGGCACCAGTCAGCCCTGACGAGGAGACGGTAGAGCCAGCATCCCCTGATTCACGGCCCAACAGCGCCGGCCACACTCCTTACTGTCTGTCCCCAGATGATGTGTGGTGCAACAGAGCCACTCTCAGCAGGTTACAGGCCCAGATGGGTAACACAGAGTCAGCTGATGTCAACGATTCATCCAAGCAGAGTGAGGGGCAGTTAAACCAGAACAGAACCACTCCAGAGAGCCACTCAAACCCCAGAGAGAAGCACCTGAGTTTCCTTTCTTTGGGTTCATTTAAAGAAGGCTCTTCAgacccctctccgtctctcactACCACCACTACTACACACTCAATGCCGGCAGAGGTGAGCTCGCCTCAGTCCACCGAGGTAGATGAGTCACTGTCCATGTCCTTAGAGCAGGGAGCAACCCCTGTGAGCCAGAGAGATGGGGATGACAGCGTTCATCACTCCAGCTCCAATGGAGGCCATTTTGTTGGGATGTCTTTACCAATGAAGAAGCCTCCGAGATCTGTAGGGCAGGGTTTTGAGATGGGCCGGCCTCCGGCTCCTAACACACTTCATTTTGAGGCGTCAGCTCATGACGTGGATCTATGTCTGGTGTCTCCCTGCGAGTTCAAGCATTTCAAACCAGCAGACTCCAGCTCAGGTGCGAGCGAGTCCCCCAGAGGAGCTTTTGCTCAACATCATCagggcaacaacaacaacaaccccaAAGACACATCGCCCAGCGATTCAAACGCCCCCGTCTGCACGGAGGACTGCCCCTCCACCACGGCAGACGGAGTCCTGGACTCAGATGAGGATGAGTCATGTAGTGAACCGTCTAACTCCCCCCATGACCTCCACACCAGCCAGGCTCTGCCCCAGgaccctcctcctgcccctctcAGGGACAGTCCTCCCCTGCCCCCTCATCCAGACGCCTCCATGCCCGTTCCTCAGTCTGAGTCTGATGCTAATGGGAAGAGGGCAAAAGCCACTGGCACACGAGGGAAAAAATCGCCAGCG GTTACTGAGGCCTCCCAAAGATCAGGCTCAGGGAAAAGCAGGGCAGGGAGTGGAGTCCTGAAGGGGAATGCCTCGTCTACTCGAACGCCTTCCTCCAGCCCCCGTTCAGCACCAGCAAAATCCTCACCCAATCCAG GCTCTAAGTCTACCTCTGCCGGAGAAGTCAGCGTATACGTTGACCTGGCCTATATTCCCTCCGGAGGCTCCTCTTCTATGGTCAACGTGGACTTCTTCAGATGTGTTCGCTCGTCTTGTTACATCGTCAGCGGCGACAGtccagagagagaagagctgtTGAGGCATACGCTAGACGCATTACTGGATAGCAAGATATCCTGGCCTGAGACTATGCAG gTGACAGTCATCCCCACCTTTGAGTCGGTGGCGATGCAGGAGTGGTACCAGCAGACcctggacagacagaaggagctGGGCATCAGCGTGCTGGGCTCTAACAGCACTGTCGCCATGCAGGATGAGACCTTTCCCGCCTGCAAGATAGAGTTTTGA
- the LOC119004822 gene encoding microtubule-associated protein 1S-like isoform X1: MLKQLDFRHFFHAASLVGSFLLIKANTNIHIESFCSVSSIIQPLPSRPLMHKCIPSHRPPVCDLSVIKAAVSLAVRSMTSHPNCRLPNMASSRVPEREVREEPRRAATANLDFSLHKHSLLIIVGRTAHLRQTGHICGDIERGIRSWDVDLKSCNLNLFLQEFLSHHTASFKGAGQKCLRHSTRVLDTQVLISPSQEQVHSEVSALLSRDSAHKLLILAGQSVEDSGDLLFHRGLFSPEHLKQILTEQFLDQENSSSKLSLTLSCPNIGQWRKTLLGNQPLQGPFTLHINPPEVLPAMEALGEFTSLISGTLSPPSPFDLLPPPTTVGFLKLSRPCCYVFPAGRGDCAFFAVNGFTVLMDGGSDSQACFWKLVRHLDRVDAVLITHVGTENLPGVNVFLERKVAELELSSDVKDDSSKRLISPELGVVFFNAPSRLQLEDQPCVDSVLKSTQQAALTLHLLKKLEIRPQPLFRPQGIPIEPLTLFQKMGVGQLDLYILNPGKNSQEYQTFMQNWPDAVSASKSQTLPLTALASVCALLVWHPACPQEKVVRVLFPGATPQAKLLQGLEKLKGLAFLQKPTVTTGDLERLGEDKTPKRTESQDSVKSQGKESMLKHGKDRGGKEEGKGKLFNGVAARDADKARVKEAGVKNKAASSEKNTSKKGAGKDGKKEDKPGNKEENSVARHDQGKRDVLTPKPKNDNKTKLKKDAKNDSKTGGKKTKKGSGKDANNGKKVNVNAELPNNNSTKPDSGNVLGISETEGLDAEQQKQKTEKESEENPCGSKMSTPEDMTADFLKLREETAAQVETADKGEQRGSESGNEKSLGDLSKAADTLEEEAGGRAGIMEGESGDNGVRGKEWTGEKALEDQPGNACKPAKVVGFPSPLNKAPTNECSVQFDITPTEYTLLDGALRSSPPSRSSPENQAPVSPDEETVEPASPDSRPNSAGHTPYCLSPDDVWCNRATLSRLQAQMGNTESADVNDSSKQSEGQLNQNRTTPESHSNPREKHLSFLSLGSFKEGSSDPSPSLTTTTTTHSMPAEVSSPQSTEVDESLSMSLEQGATPVSQRDGDDSVHHSSSNGGHFVGMSLPMKKPPRSVGQGFEMGRPPAPNTLHFEASAHDVDLCLVSPCEFKHFKPADSSSGASESPRGAFAQHHQGNNNNNPKDTSPSDSNAPVCTEDCPSTTADGVLDSDEDESCSEPSNSPHDLHTSQALPQDPPPAPLRDSPPLPPHPDASMPVPQSESDANGKRAKATGTRGKKSPAVTEASQRSGSGKSRAGSGVLKGNASSTRTPSSSPRSAPAKSSPNPGSKSTSAGEVSVYVDLAYIPSGGSSSMVNVDFFRCVRSSCYIVSGDSPEREELLRHTLDALLDSKISWPETMQVTVIPTFESVAMQEWYQQTLDRQKELGISVLGSNSTVAMQDETFPACKIEF, from the exons GTATTCGTTCATGGGACGTCGACTTAAAATCCTGCAACCTGAACCTCTTCCTCCAGGAGTTTCTCTCCCACCACACAGCGTCTTTCAAGGGTGCAG GGCAGAAGTGTCTGCGCCACAGTACCAGAGTGTTGGACACTCAGGTGCTGATCAGTCCATCTCAGGAACAGGTTCATTCAGAG GTGTCGGCTCTGCTGTCCAGGGATTCGGCCCATAAGCTGCTGATCTTGGCCGGCCAGAGTGTGGAGGACAGTGGAGACCTGCTGTTTCACAGAGGACTGTTCTCACCAGAACACCTGAAACAGATACTGACAGAGCAG TTCCTAGATCAAGAGAACTCCTCCTCCAAACTCAGTCTGACTTTGAGTTGTCCCAACATTGGCCAGTGGAGGAAGACTCTCCTGGGAAACCAGCCTCTGCAGGGTCCTTTCACACTGCACATCAATCCCCCAGAGGTGCTGCCTGCCATGGAGGCCCTGGGGGAATTCACCTCCCTCATCTCTGGTACCCTCTCCCCTCCGTCTCCCTTCGATCTCCTGCCTCCTCCCACCACGGTGGGTTTTCTCAAGCTGTCTCGCCCCTGCTGCTACGTGTTCCCTGCCGGCCGTGGCGACTGTGCCTTTTTTGCTGTCAACGGGTTCACGGTGCTGATGGACGGCGGCTCGGACTCTCAGGCTTGTTTCTGGAAGCTGGTCCGCCACCTCGACCGAGTTGATGCAGTTTTGATAACGCACGTTGGGACAGAGAACCTCCCTGGGGTCAACGTCTTCCTGGAGAGGAAGGTGGCGGAGTTGGAGCTGAGCTCTGATGTCAAAG ATGACTCCTCTAAGAGGCTTATCTCCCCAGAGCTTGGAGTTGTGTTCTTTAACGCCCCTAGCAGGTTGCAGCTGGAAGATCAGCCCT GTGTGGACAGTGTATTGAAGAGCACACAGCAGGCGGCTCTAACCCTCCACTTGTTAAAGAAGTTAGAAATCAGACCACAGCCATTGTTTCGACCACAAGGGATCCCCATTGAGCCACTAACCCTGTTCCAGAAGATGGGAGTGGGGCAGCTGGATTTATACATCCTCAACCCCGGCAAGAACAGTCAGGAGTACCAGACATTCATGCAGAACTGGCCCGATGCTGTGTCAGCATCCAAATCCCAAACTCTCCCTCTCACCGCGCTGGCCTCAGTGTGTGCGCTGCTTGTGTGGCACCCAGCGTGTCCCCAGGAGAAGGTGGTCAGGGTGCTGTTCCCCGGTGCCACCCCACAGGCAAAGCTGCTGCAGGGGCTGGAGAAGCTGAAAGGGCTGGCCTTCCTCCAGAAACCTACTGTGACGACCGGGGATCTGGAGAGGCTCGGAGAGGACAAAACGCCCAAGAGGACGGAGAGCCAGGACAGTGTTAAGTCTCAAGGGAAGGAGTCAATGCTGAAACACGGAAAAGATCGGGGAGgtaaagaggaggggaaaggaaaACTGTTTAACGGAGTCGCTGCAAGAGATGCTGATAAAGCCAGAGTCAAAGAGGCAGGTGTCAAGAACAAAGCAGCATCTTCAGAGAAAAATACTTCAAAGAAAGGAGCAGGTAAGGATGGGAAAAAGGAGGATAAGCCTGGcaataaagaggaaaacagtGTCGCGAGGCATGATCAGGGGAAAAGGGATGTTCTCACTCCAAAACCAAAGAATGACAATAAAACTAAACTCAAAAAGGACGCAAAAAATGACTCCAAAACAGgggggaagaaaacaaaaaaagggtcAGGAAAGGATGCAAATAATGGAAAGAAGGTGAATGTAAATGCAGAGTTGCCAAATAATAACTCAACGAAACCCGATTCTGGGAATGTGTTAGGAATATCAGAGACAGAGGGACTCgatgcagagcagcagaaacaaaaaacagagaaagagtcTGAAGAGAACCCCTGTGGCTCGAAAATGTCTACCCCTGAGGACATGACAGCTGACTTTCTTAAGCTCAGGGAGGAAACTGCggcacaggtggaaacagcagataaaggagagcagagaggcagcgAGTCCGGAAATGAAAAGAGCCTCGGAGACCTGAGCAAAGCGGCTGACACACTCGAGGAAGAAGCCGGAGGTCGTGCGGGAATAATGGAAGGAGAGAGTGGTGATAATGGAGTGCGGGGCAAGGAGTGGACTGGAGAGAAAGCTCTAGAAGACCAGCCTGGAAATGCTTGTAAACCAGCAAAGGTTGTAGGATTCCCATCCCCCTTGAATAAGGCACCAACAAATGAGTGCTCAGTCCAGTTCGACATAACCCCGACTGAATACACGCTCCTGGACGGGGCTTTGAGGAGCAGCCCTCCCTCCAGATCCTCTCCAGAGAACCAGGCACCAGTCAGCCCTGACGAGGAGACGGTAGAGCCAGCATCCCCTGATTCACGGCCCAACAGCGCCGGCCACACTCCTTACTGTCTGTCCCCAGATGATGTGTGGTGCAACAGAGCCACTCTCAGCAGGTTACAGGCCCAGATGGGTAACACAGAGTCAGCTGATGTCAACGATTCATCCAAGCAGAGTGAGGGGCAGTTAAACCAGAACAGAACCACTCCAGAGAGCCACTCAAACCCCAGAGAGAAGCACCTGAGTTTCCTTTCTTTGGGTTCATTTAAAGAAGGCTCTTCAgacccctctccgtctctcactACCACCACTACTACACACTCAATGCCGGCAGAGGTGAGCTCGCCTCAGTCCACCGAGGTAGATGAGTCACTGTCCATGTCCTTAGAGCAGGGAGCAACCCCTGTGAGCCAGAGAGATGGGGATGACAGCGTTCATCACTCCAGCTCCAATGGAGGCCATTTTGTTGGGATGTCTTTACCAATGAAGAAGCCTCCGAGATCTGTAGGGCAGGGTTTTGAGATGGGCCGGCCTCCGGCTCCTAACACACTTCATTTTGAGGCGTCAGCTCATGACGTGGATCTATGTCTGGTGTCTCCCTGCGAGTTCAAGCATTTCAAACCAGCAGACTCCAGCTCAGGTGCGAGCGAGTCCCCCAGAGGAGCTTTTGCTCAACATCATCagggcaacaacaacaacaaccccaAAGACACATCGCCCAGCGATTCAAACGCCCCCGTCTGCACGGAGGACTGCCCCTCCACCACGGCAGACGGAGTCCTGGACTCAGATGAGGATGAGTCATGTAGTGAACCGTCTAACTCCCCCCATGACCTCCACACCAGCCAGGCTCTGCCCCAGgaccctcctcctgcccctctcAGGGACAGTCCTCCCCTGCCCCCTCATCCAGACGCCTCCATGCCCGTTCCTCAGTCTGAGTCTGATGCTAATGGGAAGAGGGCAAAAGCCACTGGCACACGAGGGAAAAAATCGCCAGCG GTTACTGAGGCCTCCCAAAGATCAGGCTCAGGGAAAAGCAGGGCAGGGAGTGGAGTCCTGAAGGGGAATGCCTCGTCTACTCGAACGCCTTCCTCCAGCCCCCGTTCAGCACCAGCAAAATCCTCACCCAATCCAG GCTCTAAGTCTACCTCTGCCGGAGAAGTCAGCGTATACGTTGACCTGGCCTATATTCCCTCCGGAGGCTCCTCTTCTATGGTCAACGTGGACTTCTTCAGATGTGTTCGCTCGTCTTGTTACATCGTCAGCGGCGACAGtccagagagagaagagctgtTGAGGCATACGCTAGACGCATTACTGGATAGCAAGATATCCTGGCCTGAGACTATGCAG gTGACAGTCATCCCCACCTTTGAGTCGGTGGCGATGCAGGAGTGGTACCAGCAGACcctggacagacagaaggagctGGGCATCAGCGTGCTGGGCTCTAACAGCACTGTCGCCATGCAGGATGAGACCTTTCCCGCCTGCAAGATAGAGTTTTGA
- the LOC119004823 gene encoding interferon-induced protein 44-like, whose protein sequence is MSAVTSSLSRDQQSKLLSLLGHVRLHLLYKASVHGFTAAAFHGRCDKQGPTVIVAYNAAGFVFGAYTSKDYTQSGADVNDEQAFLYNIRAQEDKPLRVAGISGQCAFTDVATGPNYGALVFLHEDKPAFQSNPGTSFHFQGAALHGDNLVLTEFEVYRAEGLGSLLPKPWRNMQWTAEKKQQLMKKIQNYKSDIKTVKQARVVLVGRVGAGKSSFFNSISSAFRGNMTSQAIAGIAASSVTTQFRTYTITAGKGGEALPLMLCDTMGLEEKPDSGLDIEDLVNIYKGHVKDRYQFSPSAPILADSPGYRQKVTLNDKIHCVVYVVDASQVSILTQKMIDKFTAIRKKTNQLGLPQILLMTKVDEACPLVAEDLKNVYHSVFIQRKARELSESLGIPLSCVLPVKNYSEELELDQDTDILLFSAVEQMLNYADSFFENQVVEDQAVNDQAELYRSSDHLKADLSGRIV, encoded by the exons ATGTCTGCCGTCACATCCAGCCTGTCTAGAGATCAGCAGAGCAAACTGCTCTCCCTCCTCGGTCATGTCAGACTCCACCTGCTCTACAAAGCCAGCGTCCACGGCTTCACCGCTGCTGCTTTCCACGGCCGCTGTGACAAACAGGGGCCCACCGTCATCGTCGCCTACAACGCTGCTGGGTTCGTCTTTGGGGCTTACACCTCCAAGGACTACACCCAGAGCGGTGCGGACGTCAATGACGAGCAGGCCTTCCTCTACAACATCCGTGCACAGGAGGACAAACCACTGAGGGTGGCAGGTATCAGTGGACAGTGTGCCTTCACAGATGTAGCCACAGGTCCGAATTATGGTGCTTTGGTGTTCCTGCATGAGGACAAACCCGCGTTCCAGTCCAACCCGGGAACAAGCTTCCACTTTCAGGGTGCAGCGCTGCACGGAGACAACTTGGTGCTGACTGAGTTTGAAGTGTATCGAGCTGAAG GTTTAGGAAGTCTCCTGCCCAAACCCTGGAGGAACATGCAGTGGACTGCTGA gaaaaagcagcagctgatgaagaAGATCCAGAACTATAAGTCTgatattaaaacagttaaacaaGCCCGGGTGGTGTTGGTGGGGCGCGTCGGGGCCGGCAAGTCCAGCTTCTTCAACTCCATCAGCTCTGCGTTTCGAGGCAACATGACGTCCCAGGCCATCGCCGGCATAGCAGCCAGCAGTGTGACCACTCAG TTCCGCACCTACACCATCACGGCAGGGAAAGGCGGTGAAGCCCTCCCTCTGATGCTGTGTGACACAATGGGGCTGGAGGAAAAACCTGATTCTGGTTTGGACATTGAGGACTTGGTCAACATCTACAAGGGCCACGTAAAGGATCGCTACCAG TTCAGTCCCTCCGCTCCGATCCTGGCGGATTCTCCAGGCTACAGGCAGAAAGTGACTCTGAACGACAAGATTCACTGTGTGGTGTACGTGGTCGACGCCAGCCAGGTCTCGATCCTCACACAAAAAATGATCGACAAGTTCACTGCCATCAGAAAAAAGACCAACCAGCTGG GACTTCCTCAGATTCTGCTGATGACCAAAGTAGACGAGGCCTGTCCGCTGGTGGCGGAGGACTTAAAGAATGTTTATCACAGTGTTTTCATCCAGAGAAAG gcCCGGGAGTTGAGCGAGTCTCTCGGCATCCCCCTGTCCTGTGTGCTGCCAGTGAAGAACTACAgcgaggagctggagctggaccAGGACACTGACATACTGCTGTTTTCTGCCGTGGAGCAGATGCTGAACTACGCAGACAGCTTCTTTGAGAACCAGGTTGTTGAGGACCAAGCGGTGAATGATCAGGCGGAGCTCTACAGGTCCAGTGATCATCTCAAAGCAGACTTATCAGGACGCATCGTTTAA